AATTATGGAATTAGAAGAGTCTCATTGGGATTGGACGATGAACATTAATGCGAAAGGCATGTTATTTGGTGCACAAGAAGCGGCGAAGCTAATGGATAATGGCGGGAAAATTATCGGCATTAGCTCACTCGGTTCTATTCGTTATTTAGAAAACTACACAACAGTAGGCGTTTCAAAAGCTGCTATTGAATCATTAACGCGTTATTTAGCCGTTGAACTTGCGCCGATGGGAATTGCAGTGAATACTGTTTCTGGCGGCGCATTAGATACTGACGCACTAAAACATTTTCCGAACCGTGAAGAGCTATTAGAAGATGCGCGTATCAATACACCAGCTGGAAGAATGGTACAAATTAACGATATGGTTCAAACCGTGATGTTCCTAGTTTCAGATGATGCCAATATGATTCGAGGACAAACGATTATTGTAGATGGTGGACGTTCATTAACATTGTAAAGTTTTCCAGTGAATAAAAAATCCTTATGTGCACATGATAGTTAGCACGGAGGTGAATATCCATTGACAAACAAT
This window of the Sporosarcina ureilytica genome carries:
- the fabL gene encoding enoyl-[acyl-carrier-protein] reductase FabL, which gives rise to MTQSKVALVTGSSRGLGKAIAIELAKNGYDIVVNYARSKSAAEETANEIEALGQRALIIRSNVGDVKKLRVMYEEIKNEFGRLDVFISNAASGVLRPIMELEESHWDWTMNINAKGMLFGAQEAAKLMDNGGKIIGISSLGSIRYLENYTTVGVSKAAIESLTRYLAVELAPMGIAVNTVSGGALDTDALKHFPNREELLEDARINTPAGRMVQINDMVQTVMFLVSDDANMIRGQTIIVDGGRSLTL